ctataaatatcaatatgcTGTACGATAATTACaaagatagatatataactAGAGTATAGTTAGGTACAAGGATAGAATGAGCTGTATAATGTAACCTTGGTGGTAAATTTTGgtttgataaaattttcatgTTTGTCATATgaacttttatatttcagtacaattttttttcgattttAGGCTGAttctaaacaattaaaaaagatgTGGCAAAATATGAAGGCAAAAGCTAGGGATGCCAAAACCCTTGAAGCCCAAAGGAAGAGGACAGGAGGAGGACCAGCACCGCCTGAAATGGGGCCAATGGACACTCAAGTGATTGCAGTCATGCCACAAATAATGCCATCAATAGATGTGCCAATAGACTGTGACACATTAACTACAGTAGAAGGTAAGATCATTTCCCAAAGATATAATTCCTCATCATTTTCAACCAACTCACATCCACTGCTAAACATAGGCCTCTCCCAAAGTATGTGACAACACTCTGTTCTCACCCCTACCAGACTTCTGGACAGGTATATTAGTTGACCTGCATGTTATCTTATTCTAACCAATAAAAGACATACCTATATGATAACTTATTTGACTGTTTACTTTTATAGCTGGTACTGGTTATGACAACGACGGTGAAAGCTGGAGACCAAAGAGGGCAAGAGTGTCCAGTATAGAGGCCACACTTGAATCTGTAATTCAGCCGGGAACAAGCCAGGACTGGACTGATGAAGCTGGGTTAACGGAAACCAGTGTTGAGGTCACCACTAAAAGTGAACCCTCTCAGCTATCAGCTACACCATCAGCgatcagaaaaaataaaacttcatttgaggatattaaaaaaaaattgctgtgGCAAGAGTTagacaacaacaaaaaaaaatttgagataGAAGTGGAACACATGAAACTAAAAAATCAGTTAGAAATCGAATTT
The nucleotide sequence above comes from Pieris napi chromosome 22, ilPieNapi1.2, whole genome shotgun sequence. Encoded proteins:
- the LOC125060849 gene encoding myb/SANT-like DNA-binding domain-containing protein 3 gives rise to the protein MDKKKQKPYSEYERQLLVQLVHSKIGILENRKTDAVSQKKKHEAWEELAIEFNNSNVSHTADSKQLKKMWQNMKAKARDAKTLEAQRKRTGGGPAPPEMGPMDTQVIAVMPQIMPSIDVPIDCDTLTTVEAGTGYDNDGESWRPKRARVSSIEATLESVIQPGTSQDWTDEAGLTETSVEVTTKSEPSQLSATPSAIRKNKTSFEDIKKKLLWQELDNNKKKFEIEVEHMKLKNQLEIEFLRHKYKLELEILQFKKESENK